A part of Paraliobacillus zengyii genomic DNA contains:
- the recJ gene encoding single-stranded-DNA-specific exonuclease RecJ: protein MLQSQTKWNFTYKQHAAISEELASLNVSPMIKGMLAKREISTIEEAETFLNPNLKDLHDPSLLNDMEKTKQRIDQAIEQGESILVFGDYDADGVSATAVLIEALREAGAMCDYYIPNRFTEGYGPNEQAFRDAKKQGFQLIITVDTGIAAIEPAFVAKEIGIDLIITDHHEVQESLPEAYAIVHPKCSESYPFKELAGVGVAFKLAEHILGYFPTQLLDLVVIGTIADLVPLVGENRILAYHGLKAISQSNRPGIDALKQTCSIQGDMTEEDIGFLIGPRINAVGRLQTAYPAVELLLTKDQEEAQEIATQINQLNQERQQIVKEIAKEAIMMVESTPDENRNVIVVAKEGWNQGVLGIVASKLVRTFQRPAIVLTIQPEEGYAKGSARSIQAFDLFKNGMQIKDQFLRFGGHSQAAGMTLLQENVDKIRHSLNQLAEEQLQPEDYKEQLDIEDSIEINSIDIGLVNELNKIAPFGMGNPKPLFHLKDKPNELRQIGSEKNHLKVSFRSDSVQLAGVGFGMGALYHSISEHTEIEAVGFLQINEWNGKKSPQLMIQDLAVNEWQLFDYRGSKLWSKKLEHLDKNKTIMLSFETKEAEHKVEGTYATFEELRILAKEQDVTTFKNIVLLDLPNQLEQLEEVFSLLSPQNIFACYHIEEEHFLQSFPTRDEFKWFYGMLLKREQFNRKTELDILSKSKGWKTNKIEFIIKVFSELEFVKMTDGVIYPNKQVRKRDLTESNAYQQSIKQAEMEKVLYYSSYRELKTWMDSQMEHTSSVEEEITNEL, encoded by the coding sequence ATGTTACAAAGTCAAACAAAATGGAATTTTACATATAAACAGCATGCTGCAATATCTGAGGAACTTGCATCATTAAATGTATCACCAATGATTAAAGGTATGCTTGCTAAGCGAGAAATTTCGACAATAGAAGAAGCGGAAACATTTTTAAATCCTAACTTAAAAGATCTACATGATCCTAGTTTGTTAAATGATATGGAGAAGACAAAACAACGTATTGATCAAGCGATTGAACAAGGTGAAAGTATTTTAGTTTTTGGTGATTATGACGCTGATGGTGTTAGTGCGACGGCTGTATTGATTGAGGCGTTGCGTGAGGCAGGAGCAATGTGTGATTACTATATTCCGAATCGGTTTACAGAAGGATACGGGCCTAATGAACAAGCTTTTAGGGATGCAAAAAAACAAGGGTTTCAACTTATTATTACTGTTGATACTGGAATTGCTGCAATCGAACCTGCTTTTGTGGCGAAAGAAATTGGAATTGACTTAATTATTACGGATCACCATGAAGTACAAGAATCACTTCCAGAAGCTTACGCGATTGTACACCCGAAATGCTCGGAAAGTTATCCATTTAAAGAATTAGCTGGTGTAGGCGTTGCTTTTAAGTTGGCCGAACATATATTGGGCTATTTTCCAACACAACTTTTAGATCTAGTTGTTATTGGAACAATAGCTGATTTAGTTCCATTAGTAGGAGAGAACCGTATTTTAGCGTATCATGGTTTAAAAGCAATTAGTCAATCTAATCGTCCGGGTATAGATGCGTTAAAACAAACGTGTAGTATACAAGGTGATATGACAGAAGAAGATATAGGCTTTTTAATCGGGCCGCGTATTAATGCTGTGGGTCGATTACAAACAGCTTATCCTGCAGTTGAATTATTATTAACGAAAGACCAAGAAGAAGCGCAAGAAATTGCAACACAGATTAATCAGCTTAATCAGGAGCGACAACAAATAGTGAAAGAAATTGCTAAAGAAGCAATTATGATGGTGGAATCTACACCTGATGAGAATAGGAACGTGATCGTTGTTGCCAAAGAAGGTTGGAATCAAGGTGTTCTTGGAATTGTAGCATCAAAACTAGTTAGAACGTTTCAAAGACCTGCCATTGTTTTAACGATTCAGCCAGAAGAAGGTTATGCAAAAGGATCTGCTCGCAGTATTCAAGCATTTGATTTATTTAAAAACGGTATGCAAATAAAAGATCAATTTTTACGGTTTGGTGGTCACTCGCAAGCAGCAGGCATGACGCTTTTACAAGAGAACGTTGATAAAATACGTCATTCGCTTAATCAACTAGCAGAAGAGCAACTGCAACCGGAAGACTATAAAGAACAATTAGATATAGAAGACTCTATTGAAATCAATTCAATTGATATTGGTTTAGTAAATGAGTTAAATAAAATAGCTCCATTTGGTATGGGTAATCCGAAGCCTTTATTCCATTTAAAGGATAAACCTAATGAATTGAGGCAAATAGGTAGTGAAAAAAACCATTTGAAAGTTTCATTCCGTAGTGATTCTGTTCAACTGGCTGGTGTTGGTTTTGGTATGGGAGCATTGTATCATTCTATTTCAGAACATACTGAAATAGAAGCAGTAGGTTTTTTGCAAATTAATGAATGGAATGGTAAAAAAAGTCCACAGCTCATGATCCAAGATCTAGCAGTAAATGAGTGGCAATTATTTGATTATCGAGGTTCTAAATTATGGTCAAAAAAACTAGAACATTTAGATAAAAACAAAACGATTATGCTCTCTTTTGAAACAAAAGAAGCTGAGCATAAGGTTGAAGGAACATATGCCACCTTTGAAGAGTTACGGATACTTGCTAAAGAGCAAGATGTTACAACGTTTAAGAATATAGTTTTGTTAGACTTACCCAATCAATTGGAACAATTAGAAGAGGTATTCTCCCTTCTCTCTCCACAAAATATCTTTGCGTGTTATCATATCGAGGAAGAGCACTTTTTGCAGTCTTTTCCTACTCGTGATGAGTTTAAATGGTTTTATGGTATGTTATTAAAAAGAGAACAATTTAATAGGAAAACTGAATTAGATATATTAAGTAAAAGCAAAGGTTGGAAAACAAATAAAATAGAGTTTATTATTAAGGTGTTTTCCGAGCTGGAATTTGTTAAAATGACAGATGGTGTGATTTATCCTAATAAGCAAGTAAGAAAACGAGATTTAACAGAATCAAATGCTTATCAGCAATCGATTAAACAAGCTGAGATGGAAAAAGTATTATATTATTCTAGTTACCGTGAGTTAAAAACATGGATGGACAGTCAAATGGAGCACACAAGCTCTGTTGAGGAGGAAATAACGAATGAATTATAA
- a CDS encoding LapA family protein, with product MKGQTHIILALIFALIVAVFAVINVAPVEVDYLFGTGQAPLVLVILVSVLMGGLITSAFGIFRLLQYQKQVRSLKKEIASLKNVEKEKDISTLDEQSADNNEINNTNDTSKE from the coding sequence ATGAAAGGACAAACGCATATTATTTTAGCACTTATCTTCGCACTTATTGTAGCTGTGTTTGCAGTTATTAATGTCGCTCCTGTAGAAGTTGATTATCTATTTGGAACTGGACAAGCACCATTAGTACTTGTCATCTTAGTATCTGTTTTAATGGGTGGTTTAATTACAAGTGCATTTGGTATTTTTCGATTATTACAATACCAAAAACAAGTTCGTTCACTTAAAAAAGAAATCGCAAGTCTAAAAAATGTTGAAAAAGAAAAGGACATATCTACATTAGATGAGCAAAGTGCAGATAATAATGAAATTAATAACACAAATGACACTTCTAAGGAATAA
- the secDF gene encoding protein translocase subunit SecDF, with amino-acid sequence MVKRGRIIAFFLIVLVLAGTIGTTITGVTKDIKLGLDLQGGVEILYDVEALDGGEIDTADLEATVESLRQRVDVLGVSEPNFNIEEPNRIRVQLAGIENEDEARELLSTSAQLSFRDVNDVEYLNGSDIVEGSARQDFDATTNQPIVTVQFKDASAFAEVTSEISQMEDNRLAIWMDYQEGDSFEEESQKAEPKYISAPAVSYTIDQPNVQIDGSFTVESAKQLADILNAGSLPVNLSEEYTTSVGAQFGLQALDKTVFAGMLGVASIFLFMLVYYRFPGFIAVVTLSMYIYLVLLVFELMNGVLTLPGIAALILGVGMAVDANIITYERMKEELKQGKSISAAFKSANSNSLSTIFDANITTLIAASVLFAFGTSSVKGFATLLIVSIILSFITAVFGSRFFLGLWVKSRFLNKRPSWFGVRKTDIKDIADTTEVEPKVFGRQVDFVKYRNKFFALSGILVITGIACLSIFGLNLGIDFESGSRVEINVGEPVTTEQIKQDFKEIGLEAENIVLSGNANDIAVARFDTKLEQDTVADVRTYFNETYGSDPNVSTVSPVVGQELAKNALYAVIIASIGIIIYVTIRFEYYFALTAILALLHDAFFILAIFSITQLEFDITIIAAILTIVGYSINDTIVTFDRIRENLKAKKRVRTFEALSEIVNRSLMQTLGRSINTVLTVIIAAVFLYIFGATSITNFSFALVVGLIAGTYSSLFIAAQVWLIWRGKNIKEKPIIYAEKKRNDGPQV; translated from the coding sequence ATGGTAAAACGAGGCAGAATTATTGCCTTTTTTCTGATCGTCTTAGTCTTAGCAGGTACGATTGGGACGACAATAACAGGTGTTACAAAAGATATAAAATTAGGTTTAGATCTACAAGGTGGAGTTGAGATCTTGTATGATGTGGAGGCGCTTGATGGTGGAGAAATAGATACGGCTGATCTTGAAGCCACTGTTGAATCATTGCGTCAACGTGTCGATGTGTTAGGTGTAAGTGAGCCTAATTTCAATATTGAAGAACCAAACCGTATAAGGGTTCAATTAGCTGGGATAGAGAATGAAGATGAAGCACGTGAATTACTATCCACATCAGCTCAATTGTCATTTCGAGATGTCAATGATGTAGAATATTTAAATGGTTCAGATATTGTTGAAGGTAGTGCTAGACAAGATTTTGATGCCACAACCAATCAACCAATTGTAACCGTTCAATTTAAAGATGCTTCCGCATTTGCTGAGGTAACGAGTGAAATTTCTCAAATGGAAGATAATCGATTAGCGATTTGGATGGATTATCAAGAAGGTGATTCATTTGAAGAAGAATCGCAAAAAGCTGAACCAAAGTATATTTCCGCTCCAGCTGTAAGCTATACGATAGATCAACCAAATGTACAAATTGATGGTAGTTTTACAGTTGAATCAGCTAAACAACTCGCGGATATTTTAAATGCAGGATCACTTCCCGTCAATTTATCGGAAGAATATACGACATCTGTAGGTGCTCAGTTTGGTTTGCAAGCGTTGGATAAAACGGTCTTTGCTGGTATGTTAGGGGTTGCGTCAATCTTCCTATTTATGCTTGTTTATTACCGGTTCCCAGGCTTTATAGCTGTCGTTACATTAAGTATGTATATTTATTTAGTATTACTCGTATTTGAACTAATGAACGGTGTATTAACATTACCTGGTATTGCCGCTTTGATTCTTGGGGTGGGTATGGCAGTAGACGCTAATATCATTACCTATGAACGAATGAAAGAAGAATTAAAACAAGGCAAGTCTATCAGTGCCGCGTTTAAATCAGCAAATAGTAACTCCCTGTCTACTATTTTTGATGCGAATATTACGACTTTAATTGCAGCAAGTGTATTATTTGCATTTGGTACAAGTTCTGTCAAAGGTTTTGCGACTTTATTAATCGTAAGTATCATTTTAAGTTTTATTACCGCAGTATTTGGTTCCCGATTCTTCTTAGGTCTATGGGTTAAGAGTAGATTCTTGAATAAGCGTCCAAGTTGGTTTGGTGTTAGAAAAACAGATATTAAAGACATAGCGGATACAACCGAAGTCGAGCCTAAAGTTTTTGGACGTCAAGTTGATTTTGTGAAGTATCGCAATAAGTTTTTTGCGCTTTCAGGTATTTTGGTTATAACGGGTATCGCATGTTTAAGTATTTTTGGATTAAACCTTGGAATTGATTTCGAAAGTGGTTCACGTGTTGAAATTAATGTAGGTGAACCTGTTACCACTGAACAAATAAAACAAGACTTTAAAGAAATTGGATTAGAAGCAGAAAATATTGTTTTATCTGGTAATGCTAACGATATAGCTGTTGCACGTTTTGATACTAAATTAGAACAAGATACTGTTGCTGATGTACGAACTTATTTTAATGAAACATATGGTTCAGATCCGAATGTGAGTACAGTATCCCCTGTTGTAGGTCAAGAATTGGCAAAAAATGCCCTTTATGCAGTCATAATTGCTTCAATTGGGATAATTATTTATGTAACGATTCGTTTTGAATATTATTTCGCATTAACAGCCATTCTAGCTCTACTGCACGATGCGTTCTTTATACTCGCAATATTCAGTATTACCCAACTAGAATTTGATATAACGATTATTGCTGCAATACTAACGATAGTCGGTTATTCAATTAATGATACAATCGTTACATTTGACCGAATTAGGGAAAACCTCAAAGCAAAGAAAAGAGTACGAACTTTTGAGGCGTTATCTGAAATTGTCAATAGAAGTTTAATGCAAACATTAGGTAGAAGTATAAATACAGTACTTACCGTGATTATAGCTGCTGTGTTCCTCTATATTTTCGGTGCAACTTCGATTACCAATTTCTCATTTGCACTCGTGGTTGGCTTAATCGCTGGTACGTATTCATCACTATTTATCGCAGCTCAAGTATGGCTGATATGGCGTGGTAAGAACATAAAAGAAAAACCAATCATCTATGCAGAAAAGAAACGAAATGATGGTCCACAAGTTTAA
- a CDS encoding post-transcriptional regulator has translation MVVVKQVEDWKSTVLVVLDSKVEELILMGYDNATRKIVWNCLIEKVWKGNPEKRLFEIVEDIYHLSASKFMSYLTMQSYQNEDLMASIAALNIMNEVN, from the coding sequence ATGGTAGTAGTTAAACAAGTAGAAGACTGGAAAAGTACAGTACTAGTGGTCTTGGATAGTAAGGTAGAGGAATTAATTTTAATGGGCTATGATAATGCAACACGCAAAATTGTATGGAATTGCTTAATTGAAAAAGTGTGGAAAGGTAATCCGGAAAAGCGGTTGTTTGAGATAGTAGAAGATATTTATCATTTAAGTGCTAGTAAATTCATGAGTTATTTGACCATGCAATCTTATCAAAATGAAGATTTGATGGCTTCTATTGCTGCATTAAATATAATGAATGAAGTGAACTAA